One window of the Falco biarmicus isolate bFalBia1 chromosome 2, bFalBia1.pri, whole genome shotgun sequence genome contains the following:
- the NDP gene encoding norrin produces the protein MLYLPLLLSARSSLTMGNHVLAASISMLSLLAMMGDADSKTDSSFMIDSDPSRCMRHHYVDSISHPLYKCSSKMVLLARCEGRCSQTSRSEPMVSFSTVLKQPFRSTCHCCRPQTSKLKAMRLRCSGGMRLTATYRYILSCHCEECNS, from the exons atgctctaCCTCCCTCTGCTGTTATCGGCGAGAAGTTCCTTGACAATGGGAAATCATGTACTTGCAGCTTCGATTTCCATGCTCTCGCTCCTGGCAATGATGGGAGATGCGGATAGTAAAACAGACAGTTCCTTCATGATCGACTCCGACCCCAGCCGCTGTATGAGGCACCACTACGTTGACTCCATCAGCCACCCACTCTACAAGTGTAGCTCAAAG ATGGTGCTGCTGGCTCGCTGTGAAGGGCGCTGCAGCCAGACGTCGCGCTCAGAGCCAATGGTTTCTTTCAGCACCGTCCTGAAGCAGCCTTTCCGCTCCACCTGCCACTGCTGCCGGCCCCAGACCTCCAAGCTGAAGGCCATGCGGTTGCGATGCTCGGGGGGCATGCGGCTCACTGCCACCTACCGCTACATCCTCTCCTGCCACTGTGAGGAGTGCAACTCCTAG